One window of the Pirellulales bacterium genome contains the following:
- a CDS encoding rod shape-determining protein, translating to MLNRVFGYFSSDLAIDLGTVNTLISVPGEGLVLNEPSVVAVGARARQVLSGGCAVGHLARQMWGRTPESISVVHPLRDGVITDFHLCEAMLRYFLRKVRRGRFSSRPRVLIAVPGSITPVEKRAVFNSAQRAGAREVLLIPEAKAAAIGVGLPVAEPIASMVVDIGGGTTEVAVLSVGDIVSCRSLRVGGDHMDQAIVDYLRRRYGLRVGPAAAEQLRIDIGSAYPLEEELVEEVAGADAASGLPRRLTITSEEIREALADPLESIVDAIRQTVDGCSPDLAADLAHHGLVLCGGGSLLRALDRFTAERTGVPARIAADALTAVAKGTLICLERLDAWRGALESSDDDV from the coding sequence ATGCTCAATCGCGTCTTCGGATATTTCAGTTCCGATCTGGCCATCGATCTGGGAACGGTCAACACGCTGATCAGCGTTCCCGGCGAGGGGCTGGTGCTCAATGAACCGTCGGTCGTGGCGGTCGGCGCCCGCGCGCGACAGGTCCTGTCCGGCGGCTGCGCAGTCGGGCATCTTGCCCGGCAGATGTGGGGCCGCACACCCGAATCGATCTCGGTCGTCCATCCGCTCAGGGACGGTGTGATCACCGATTTCCATCTCTGCGAGGCAATGCTGCGGTATTTCCTCCGGAAGGTGCGGCGCGGCCGTTTCAGCTCGCGGCCGCGCGTGCTGATCGCGGTGCCCGGCTCGATCACGCCGGTGGAAAAGCGGGCCGTATTCAATAGCGCCCAACGCGCCGGGGCGCGCGAGGTGCTGCTCATTCCAGAAGCGAAGGCCGCCGCGATCGGAGTCGGGTTGCCGGTCGCCGAGCCGATCGCGAGCATGGTGGTGGATATCGGGGGCGGCACGACCGAGGTCGCCGTGCTCAGCGTCGGCGACATCGTCTCGTGCCGCTCGCTCCGCGTCGGCGGCGATCACATGGATCAAGCGATCGTGGATTATCTTCGCCGCAGATACGGTCTTCGTGTCGGGCCGGCCGCCGCCGAGCAATTGCGGATCGACATCGGCAGCGCCTATCCGCTCGAAGAGGAGCTGGTCGAAGAGGTGGCCGGGGCCGATGCCGCCAGCGGTCTGCCGCGGCGGCTCACAATCACCAGCGAAGAGATTCGCGAGGCGCTGGCCGATCCGCTTGAATCGATCGTCGATGCGATCCGGCAGACGGTCGACGGGTGCAGCCCAGATCTGGCGGCCGATTTGGCGCACCACGGCTTGGTGCTCTGTGGTGGCGGCTCGCTGCTTCGCGCGCTGGATCGGTTCACTGCGGAGCGGACCGGCGTCCCGGCGCGAATTGCGGCCGATGCGCTCACGGCCGTGGCAAAAGGCACGCTGATTTGCCTGGAGCGTTTGGATGCTTGGCGCGGCGCATTGGAGTCGAGCGATGACGATGTCTGA